One genomic segment of Isachenkonia alkalipeptolytica includes these proteins:
- a CDS encoding metal-sensitive transcriptional regulator: MEEFVRPTSEKAPTAEAAKKQKALLDRMSRIEGQLRGIRKMIEQDTYCDDVINQIEASRSALKSVQLVLLDNHIKHCVKAQLQQGEDEVIEEVLKTVKRLTK; the protein is encoded by the coding sequence ATGGAAGAGTTTGTGAGACCCACCTCGGAAAAGGCTCCCACCGCCGAAGCGGCGAAAAAACAAAAGGCGTTATTGGATCGAATGAGCCGTATTGAAGGACAGCTTCGGGGCATTCGGAAAATGATCGAACAGGACACCTATTGTGACGATGTGATCAATCAGATAGAAGCCAGCCGCTCCGCCCTAAAGTCGGTGCAGTTGGTGCTTTTGGATAATCACATCAAACACTGTGTGAAGGCTCAACTGCAACAGGGTGAAGATGAGGTCATTGAAGAGGTGTTAAAGACCGTGAAGCGGTTGACGAAATAA
- a CDS encoding heavy-metal-associated domain-containing protein, with protein sequence MKKKLIVKGMSCMHCVSAVKGGLADFGEVEDVQVDLEDERVEITLKEELSDEKIRLSIEDQGYEVVEIKDEK encoded by the coding sequence ATGAAGAAAAAACTGATTGTCAAAGGCATGAGTTGTATGCACTGTGTATCCGCGGTGAAAGGCGGTCTTGCAGATTTTGGAGAAGTCGAAGATGTGCAGGTGGACTTAGAAGATGAGCGGGTGGAGATTACCTTAAAGGAAGAGCTCTCCGATGAAAAAATCCGACTGTCCATTGAAGACCAGGGCTATGAAGTGGTGGAAATAAAAGACGAAAAGTAA